A genomic window from Bacillus mesophilus includes:
- a CDS encoding CotO family spore coat protein, translated as MKEEPQTVKRPPLLYIAQPDLQPAFVKMQDYYTIKKEVPELDVENLETEPLSEVPDLETKEEEKTIPLRKKFHEYSIEEKIHFFTNRKSNMPKPLCEIITETETYQGRIVSLENNIVTARILKDPYKVQIPIRLIQSIQVIGL; from the coding sequence ATGAAAGAAGAACCTCAAACAGTCAAACGTCCACCTCTCTTATACATTGCTCAACCGGACTTACAACCGGCTTTTGTAAAGATGCAAGATTATTATACGATAAAAAAAGAGGTACCAGAGCTTGATGTAGAAAACCTAGAAACAGAACCCTTAAGTGAAGTTCCAGATCTAGAAACAAAGGAAGAAGAAAAGACTATTCCTTTACGAAAAAAGTTTCATGAATATTCTATTGAAGAGAAAATACATTTCTTTACCAATCGTAAATCAAACATGCCGAAACCCTTGTGTGAAATTATCACAGAAACCGAAACGTACCAGGGTAGGATTGTTTCACTGGAAAATAACATTGTGACAGCAAGAATACTGAAGGATCCATACAAGGTCCAAATTCCAATTCGTTTGATTCAAAGTATTCAGGTTATAGGGTTATAA